In the Bacillus sp. HSf4 genome, GCAGCCTGTTGATATGTTTCCGCATACAAGTCATGTGGAGTGTGTGGCCGTGCTTGTCAAAAAAGATAAATAAAAATCTAAAAACATAAGCCTCTCCAACCCAGGAGAGGCTTATAATGTTATATGAAGGTACCATTTCTTGCATAAAGTCCTACTGAATAAAGAGGTGTATCAAAATAGAACACAAAATATCAAATCAACTAACGATTAGTGAACAAATGAAGCGCGTTTTATCAACATATCAACAAGCAAAACATGAGGAATTTAAGGGGCACCCTTTGTCGCACCTTATTTGTCATGAAATAAAGGACACTTTTTTTAAAGTTGTTGACTTAGAACCTAGTATATATCATGTAGCAGGTTCTGTTGGAAAAGGTCGTTGGGCTGAGATTCCTTGGGTTTCAATTTTTATAAAGAATTTAACGACTTCGGCGACAAGGGGCTACTATATTGTTTACTTATTTAGTGCAGATGGAAGCGGTGTTTATGTTAGTTTGAATCAAGGATGGACCTACTTTAAAGAAAAGTATGGAACAAAAATAGGTAGGGCCAAAATCCAAAAAATAGCTTCTATTATCAGAGAAAAACTAAATACCATACCTCAAAATATGAACCTTACAAATATTGATTTAAAGGGCGAAGGTGATCTTGCGAGAGGATATGAGTTAGGACATGTATGTGGTCGTTTTTATGATGTTAGCAATTTTCCGAGTTCAGAAGACATCATAAGCGATTTACAAGCTTTATTAGTTACATACAAAGAAATAGAAGGTCTTATCGGATATCGATCAATAGAACAGTTTAATGATTTTATTCTATTGCAGGAAGATGGCCAATTTTTAGAAGACCGGAATAACGAAGAGCAATATCAATTAGCAGCCCAAACATTTATCATATCTGAGAATGCGAGTGTGGGATATGAAGTCAATCAAAAGAGAGAACGTCCACAACCTATCATTAATCAAGGTGGTCAAAAGCAATGGACAAGAAATGCAAGTCTTGCCTCAAAAGCTATGATGCTTTCAAACTATACATGTGAAATTGACCATTCCCACAAAACTTTTATCTCTAAATCTACCAACAAGCCCTATGTTGAATGTCATCATCTTGTCCCTATCGCCAAGCAAGAGGAGTTCAAATATGACTTAGATCAACTGGCAAACTTGGTCAGCCTATGTCCACACTGTCATCGCCTTATTCATTATGGTCAAGATAAGGAGAAGGAAAAACTGTTGAAAAAATTGTATGATCAGCGGAAGGATCACTTGAAAAAGATAGGAGTTGAAATTACTTTTTCTTATCTTAAAGGAATGTATTGATATCTACTAGATAAAAAATGTTAATATGATTAGCTTAAGGAATGGTCATATCCAAGTTGACTCTTACCAGACAAGCAAAAAGCGGGTAGCCGATATAATGAAATTAGGCTAGGGTCATCTCCACATGGATCAATGAGCATTTCTACAACATCCGAAATGCTTATCATGAAGCAAAAAGTCTCATTGGCGCCATACCCCTTTTAAAATGCAAGTCGGCGCCATCAAGCGTGCGTTATCACCTGATGTTAAACGTTTATCGATGGAGGAACGGTTCATACCTTTCAAGGCGGATAAAGAAAGGCCTTCATCATGTCGACGGTGTATATGAATTGTTTATCAGACAGCGAGAATAAACTGAGCGGATTGTTAAAGAGGATGCTTGTAGAAAATGACGTCGTTTATTCCTAATGAAAGTAAGGGAGCCTAGACATGTATCTATTTCAATTAAATCATCAAGATCTGAAAGAAATCCGGGAAAAACCGTTTAAGAAAGAAAAAGACATACAACAGCTTTGTGAAAAGAATTTAAAGCAATTGTTGGGCCTTAAATTCATCGCGTCTGAGTTTCGAGTTGCCGGCTTTGATACGCTGGCATTTGATGATCAGACGCAATCGTTTGTCATTATTGAATATAAAAATAAGAAGCACTCAAGCGTGATTGACCAAGGCTATGCTTATTTGTCCATCATGCTTAATAACAAAGCAGACTTCATTCTTGAATATAATGAAAATCAAGGAAGGCATTTGAAAAGGAATAGCATTGATTGGTTACAATCAAGGATTATCTTTATTTCGCCTGAGTTTACTACACACCAAAAGGAATCCATTAATTTTAGAGATTTACCAATGGAATTGTGGGAAATTAAAAGGTATGAAAATGACCTGATACAAATGAATCCTATCAGACCAAATAGGACATCGGGTTCGATAAACACAATTTCGAATCAAAGTGAAGCGATTGAACAAGAGAGCAGGGAAATCAAAGTATTTACTGAAGAAGATCATCTAATCCGCAAGCCTGATGAGGTGATTGACCTATACCATCAGTTCAAAGAAGACATTTTAAATGTAGGTGACAACATATCAGTCAAAGCGACAAAGCTGTATATCGCATTTACTGTTAATAAGCGTAACATGGTAGAGGTTCTTCTCTTAAAAAGGTGTTTGAAAATTTGGATCAACACCAAAAAGGGCGAGCTGGATGATCCGGCGGGTTTAATGAGAGATGTTTCTGAGACCGGCCACTGGGGAAACGGCGATTATGAAGTGCAAATCAGCGATGAAGAGCATGTTGAATATATCATCGGTTTGATTAAACAAGTTTATGAGAAAAATAAAGTTTAAGAGCCTTTTCACATATAAAAAAGGCTCTTTTCTGTTTTGAAAACAGAAAATTAAGTAGCGGGCAGGATAATAAAGTACGAAATCGAATTCATAAATTTAACGATCCTCTCAAATCAAAATCCACCCATTCACCAACCAGGAGGCCGCCCTCATGAACCACTACCAGTTAGACCAATACCTGCGCAAACTCGACCCTACCGAAGAAATCTAAATCACAACCGGTGAAAATATTCCCGATTTTGACGGTAAAGAGCTGCTGGTTGAACACAACGGTCATATTCCTCGTTTACAGGAAAACTATTATTTTGAAAAAGGGGCCGATTTGTTATTAGCAAGCATCTCCTAATTGTCTGTTTTGTCTTTCTCAGAATCCTTTTTTATCCTGTGGGGAAAGTGTTGTTAATCAATAGGGGGTTTTAAAAAGAAGAGCCTAAATTGTTTTTTACACAATCTTGGCTCAAACTCACCACATTGTTTTACATTGTCATATCTCAATCGTCTAGTCGTTTGCTGGCATAAAAGAGATCTTGTTTTACTTGCATATTTTTCTAGTGTATTCAAAAAAGCTCGGTACCGCTTCATCTAACATGTTATCCAGCTTTTCTATGATTTTTAGTTTCATTTCTTGTGAAAGATCTTCTCTTTCATCTAGGACTGTCTCCTTTATGTGCTTTTTAATTTTGCCCTCCAATTGATTTAAAATGAACTCGATTTCTTCGTTTCTTTCAGGATTCATGTATACTCCCTCCTCGGACTTCAAGGGCTTCTTTTAATTGTTTTAAGGTTTTTTTGTGCCAGTATGATATGTTCTGCTCTGTCTGTCCAAAAAACCATCCAATTACTTTATTGCTAAATCCTTTTTCATAATATAGCTGCAGAATCTTTGCTTGTTTCGGAGTAAGATGACTTACTGCCTTATTTAGTGGCTCGTTGCATATTGGGAAAATGGATTGCTCAGTAGATATAATTTGTTCTAGTGGATCAATACTTTGGTTGTTAGAGATCATGTCGCTTATTTCATTTTGGGGTTCATCTTTAAAATCGGAGAGAGGCTTATTCAGTATTAATTGATATCTGTTGTTTCTTCTTTTTACCCTTTTGTCATAATCGATTGGGTATCTTCGAATAAACCCAGATAGGTAACGAATAATGCGATTGATGCGATAAAAAGACTTAAACCTCTCATCTAAAGCGGCTAGGTTTTTATTCGTAGGATGCTTAAGGGCAACATAAAAGATCTCATTGTTGTCTGGATCTTCTAAAAATTCCTTCATCACCGGATTTTTCTTAACTTCTGATAAGCGGCTTTTTAATTGCGCCAAGTCACGATGCGCTTCATCGGCATTAATATGTTTGTTGAAATTTTGACAGAAGCAGTCATCAGAAACACTGGACTCACTTTTCATATAAAAACCCCCTTTACAATAAAAGGTGACGAGAAAGCGGTTAAAATAAAAAAAGAAATGAAAAAACAGAACTCATGTTCTTTTCTCGTGAAAGAAAATTTTTCTGTCTATATGTTCTTCACACAACTTTTTGAGTATTTCAGAGGAGATTTCACCTTTAATTAGAAAGAGAATATATTTAATATTTGACAATTCTTGTCTATACCCTTTTGACTATTGCGTTTTAGGTTTATTGAATCACATCGAATTTGACTGAATATGTATAGGGGATGATCCAATGTTTGAGGAGATTATGACGGTCGTTGGCAACTTTGGCTTTCCGTTAGTTTTAGCAGTTTATTTGCTTCTCCGTTTTGAGAAAAAGATTGAATCCTTAACGGAAGCAATAAATCATCTAAGATCCGTCATAAAAAAGTGAAAAGGCCTATGGATCTTTTCTTTTTTTTGTTAAAATGAAGTGGAGAATCCATTCCATATTTAGAAAGGGGTGGAAATATGAAGAAGGTACTTCTGGTCGTATTCCTAATCATTAACCTCTTCTATATAACAAATTATTTGTTCCGCTATGTAAGTCCCTTTAATATTGTGGGTTATTTTTGGTTATTTTCTTTTCTAGCAAGTATCATCTTATCCATAACCGTTCTTTTTTCCTTCAAACGTCTTTCTAATTCAACCTTATTTCTTGCCATATGCGTTCTAGCTTCTGCCGTTAGTTCGCTTGGTGTTTACAGTCTTTTCTTTACACTTGTATCATAAAAGAAGACTCTTTTTGGGAGAGTCTTCTTTTATTGGATCTAATTTAGCAAACGCCGAATAAACCGCTGGTTGCACACTCATATCCAAATGTAGCAACCATGTACCATCCCGGATCAGATGTTTTGCTTGCACAATGATAAAGGTTCATATCACATTCATCATCGCCCTTGCCGAAGTTTGCCCAGCAATAATCATGTGCTCGGCAGCAACGGTCTAAGGCGTTGATTGGAGTCCCGCTCCCACACTTAGCACCACACCATTTATAATGATGAAAGCCTGTAGCCGGATCACCAAAGACTAAACAACCTTCATACCATGCTTGTGTTGAGACGTCTTCTGCATTAATCTCCTCTGCGCCTGTTGGATGTTTAAGGTGCTCTACAAACTGAAAATATCGTTCATCAAATGGAATCTCAAGCTCATTAACAACAGATCGATCTGAAACAACAGCTTGACGAGTAACTTTCTCACCAGTCTCTAGAATTGCTGAATAGTGAGCTTTGATTCGTAATTTCCCGCACGATTCCCTAACCGCTTCGACAATTGTTTCGTCATTTAATGTTACAAAGAGAGCTTCTTTTTTCACCTCTTTTTCCTGCTCTGGAAAGAGGAAAGTGAATTCAAATGAATCTGTTTTCTCCGTTTCTGTCACATCTTGATATTTAGTGATCTCTGCAACGAGTAAAGCAAAGTCTGCGCTGTTATTGAGTTCATCAACAATGATGTTCCTTTTGTCAGTGTTTAAAGGCGTAATCATGATCCCCATGTTATCGATCTCCTTTAATTTTATTATGGAGGCGACAATCGGATTCGAACCGATGATCAAGGAGTTGCAGTCCTTCGCCTTACCGCTTGGCTATGCCGCCTAAGAGAAAGAGTGGGAAGGGTTAGTTCCCGCTCTTTTTATAGCAAGATACATCTTTATTAAAAACAGCCACACCGGTTAAAGATCACATCTCCTACAGGGGTAATTTTGAATTCACCAGGACAATCGCTTCCATAACCACAACATCTTCGATCAGGTTTACATATTAACTCGCTTTGAGGCAGAATCATTTCTTGTTTGTTTTGGTCTTTAGCCATTTAAATTTCCTCCCTTCTATTGCCTGCACTAATTAAGGTGGAGTAAGCGAGAAGAAAATCAAAAAGAAAACAATTTTTTTATTTTTTGATTTTGGGCTCCGTTTTTTCACCTTTATATATTGAATAATAAAAGGGGAGGGAATAACCTTGAAAATAACAGTTTTTATCAATCCGACATGTAATCCATGTAAGGCTCTAAAACAATGGCTATGGAAAAATAACGTGGAGTTTATAGAAAGAGATGCTATAAATGATGAGGCTGCCGCTCGAGAGCTCAGAAGTCTTAATGTGAATTTCACTCCTTACACTGTGATTGAAACAGCAGAAGGAAGGCATGAGATTTCAGGAGCGGATATCAAGAAAATCAGTGAAGTATTATCAATGGAAAAATCGATCAAGGTGTTTTAAATGGCTGGATGTATATTTGAACAGGATATTGGAAAGATCCATCAGATCAAAATTGATCTATTGAAGATAACAAAATGTCTTGATACTTGTTCTGAAAAAGAGAAGAGTTCCTACCAAGATATAGCTTACGAGTATTCAAAAGCCCTCAAAGCAGTTAAAAAATCAATTGAAGAAGCATATGGTGTAAAGCTTTGCTGTTGCCCTTTACACCATGAAATATATGGTAATTAGATTTCAGTTGTTCTATGGTGATTATACTGTTGGTTATAACTATTCAACGGATATAATCAGGCATAACTGTCATTACTAAAGGTGATCAGATTCGACTGACCGGAGAAATGGCTAGAAAAGGGCGGATCGACCGTGGAAATTAGAAGCTACCAATACGGAAGAATGTAAATCCGATAAATGCTGAAGTCCCTATGGTTCAAAGCTGAAAAATGAACCGGCTCTTTCACCGGAAATTAGAGGCGTCGTCGAAACGAGCAAGCTGGCAACCCCTGCGCTCACCGATATTAAGCAGAGTGTGATGCAGAAAATCCTAAAAACCCGGGCAATAAAATCATCAGAACATCCTTCACCATGGGAGGCGGATGCGGGCGAATACAGCGAGCACTAAAAGCGCCACAGAGCCTATAAACAGGCGAAGCAATGCGACATGCTCGGGGGTGTAATTCACTAGTCCCGGGCGTTTTATGTCGCCAAAACAATTGTTTCATACTCGCTCAAAAACTTAAACCACGGTTTTTACTTCCAATTTTCCCCTGTCACAGGTAAGTTTTTTGCTTATTCCATGAGCTGCCTGGTCCTATTATTTGAGATATCACTCACTACACTTCGATCATTAAAATCCAATTTTCCTCCCCCTTGATATCCCTTCATAGATTACCCTTGCATTTTTTAAGTAACAGAATAACATAGCAACACTGGTTAAATAGACAGGAGAAGGGTGAGGTGCATCAACTATCGAGTTGCGCCAGGTTCCATTTAAACCGAATGATTGACAAAAATCTCTCATTAATTGACAAAAGGTCATTACAAAATGCCAACCCTATGATAAGATCATAAAAAAGAAGATTAACAATCTAATATGAAATGAGGGGTTCGGCATGGGGAAGGTCGCTTCTGAAGTGGTGGCGGGGGTGTTGAACGAATTCCATCTGGCCATTAAAAAGCACGATATTCAGCAGGCGAAGCATCTTTTTGAAGAGGCGAAGTCGATGTTTGCCGAGATGGAAGAGAATCAGAATGTGCTCGTCTATTTCTCGCTGCTTGAGGAGCGGTACCGGATGATGCTTTTTGATGCCAGGGGAGAGCGCCGGCCGCATCAGTCTTACTTCAATGATTCGCAAGCGAACGCAATCGAACAGACGGATGATATGATTGATTACTATTTCTACTTTTTTGAGGCGATGCATGAGGCATACAACAAGAATGTTGAGCGGGCGATCAGCCTTTATAAGGTTGCCGAGAAAAGATTGGCGAAGATTCCCGACAAAATCGAAGCGGCCGAGTTTTATTTTAAAGTGTCCTGGCTGTATATGTCGCTCAGGCAGAACGCGGTTTCCTTGAACTACGCGAAAGACGCGATGAATATTTACAGCATGCATGACGGGTACGAAAAGAAGCTGGCGATTTCCATGGTTGTCATGGGGACAAATTATATGCAGATGCAGCGTTTTCAAGATGCGGAAGGATATTTCCAAAAGTCGATCGAAATTTCAAAAGAGATAGACGATTCGTTTTTAGAGGCGATGCTCCATCATAATATCAGCATTTTTTATTCGAATTCAGGCCGGTCCCAGGACTGTATCCTTGCCGTGCAGCACGCGTTGAGCAATTCCGAATGGTGTGCGTCCAGTTATTATATCAACTCTCTGTACATGCTGGTGAGGGAGTTTTTCAAAATAGGAGAAACAGAAGCGGCTCTGTACTACTATCAAAAAGGACAGAAGGAATTAGAGAAAAACGGGAATAAGATTTATGAAAAGAAAATAAACATTATTTATGAATTGTATCGTCATGAAAACGCAAAGACCATCAAAGATGACATCCATGCCTTGGAAGAGATGAATGATTTAGACGGCGTCTGCGACCTTTCATTGCTTATCTCAAGCCATTACGAAAGGAAAGGAGACTACAAGGAAGCGCTGGAATTTGCTAAAATAGCAATGACAGCCGAAAACAAAATGAGATCATTAGGGAGTGAGGTATTGTCATGAAAAAAA is a window encoding:
- a CDS encoding sigma-70 family RNA polymerase sigma factor, with translation MKSESSVSDDCFCQNFNKHINADEAHRDLAQLKSRLSEVKKNPVMKEFLEDPDNNEIFYVALKHPTNKNLAALDERFKSFYRINRIIRYLSGFIRRYPIDYDKRVKRRNNRYQLILNKPLSDFKDEPQNEISDMISNNQSIDPLEQIISTEQSIFPICNEPLNKAVSHLTPKQAKILQLYYEKGFSNKVIGWFFGQTEQNISYWHKKTLKQLKEALEVRGGSIHES
- a CDS encoding DUF5655 domain-containing protein; protein product: MYLFQLNHQDLKEIREKPFKKEKDIQQLCEKNLKQLLGLKFIASEFRVAGFDTLAFDDQTQSFVIIEYKNKKHSSVIDQGYAYLSIMLNNKADFILEYNENQGRHLKRNSIDWLQSRIIFISPEFTTHQKESINFRDLPMELWEIKRYENDLIQMNPIRPNRTSGSINTISNQSEAIEQESREIKVFTEEDHLIRKPDEVIDLYHQFKEDILNVGDNISVKATKLYIAFTVNKRNMVEVLLLKRCLKIWINTKKGELDDPAGLMRDVSETGHWGNGDYEVQISDEEHVEYIIGLIKQVYEKNKV
- a CDS encoding YvrJ family protein — encoded protein: MTVVGNFGFPLVLAVYLLLRFEKKIESLTEAINHLRSVIKK
- a CDS encoding Rap family tetratricopeptide repeat protein, which produces MGKVASEVVAGVLNEFHLAIKKHDIQQAKHLFEEAKSMFAEMEENQNVLVYFSLLEERYRMMLFDARGERRPHQSYFNDSQANAIEQTDDMIDYYFYFFEAMHEAYNKNVERAISLYKVAEKRLAKIPDKIEAAEFYFKVSWLYMSLRQNAVSLNYAKDAMNIYSMHDGYEKKLAISMVVMGTNYMQMQRFQDAEGYFQKSIEISKEIDDSFLEAMLHHNISIFYSNSGRSQDCILAVQHALSNSEWCASSYYINSLYMLVREFFKIGETEAALYYYQKGQKELEKNGNKIYEKKINIIYELYRHENAKTIKDDIHALEEMNDLDGVCDLSLLISSHYERKGDYKEALEFAKIAMTAENKMRSLGSEVLS
- a CDS encoding DUF3578 domain-containing protein — protein: MKRVLSTYQQAKHEEFKGHPLSHLICHEIKDTFFKVVDLEPSIYHVAGSVGKGRWAEIPWVSIFIKNLTTSATRGYYIVYLFSADGSGVYVSLNQGWTYFKEKYGTKIGRAKIQKIASIIREKLNTIPQNMNLTNIDLKGEGDLARGYELGHVCGRFYDVSNFPSSEDIISDLQALLVTYKEIEGLIGYRSIEQFNDFILLQEDGQFLEDRNNEEQYQLAAQTFIISENASVGYEVNQKRERPQPIINQGGQKQWTRNASLASKAMMLSNYTCEIDHSHKTFISKSTNKPYVECHHLVPIAKQEEFKYDLDQLANLVSLCPHCHRLIHYGQDKEKEKLLKKLYDQRKDHLKKIGVEITFSYLKGMY
- a CDS encoding glutaredoxin family protein, encoding MKITVFINPTCNPCKALKQWLWKNNVEFIERDAINDEAAARELRSLNVNFTPYTVIETAEGRHEISGADIKKISEVLSMEKSIKVF